Proteins encoded together in one Onychomys torridus chromosome 1, mOncTor1.1, whole genome shotgun sequence window:
- the Cd274 gene encoding programmed cell death 1 ligand 1 — MRTLTIVTFTVCCCLLNAFTITAPKDLYVVEHGSNVTIECRFPVGHQLDLLALVVYWEKDDKQVIQFVDGRADLTLQHSSFTGRAWLPKEQLLQGNAGLQITDVKLQDAGVYCCMISYGGADYKRITLKVNAPYRKINHRISMNPATSEHELMCQAEGYPEAEVIWTNSNHQSLNGKITVTSSQTEEKLFNVTSTLRINATANDVFYCTFWRPQSEKNHTAELIIPDLPAEFLPSKRTHWVLLGLPLLLLVAGIVLFHLRKQVRSLDVEKCAIEDTDSKNQNATQFEET; from the exons ATGAGGACACTTACCATTGTTACATTCACAGTCTGCTGTTGCTTGCTAAATG CATTTACCATCACGGCTCCCAAGGACTTGTATGTGGTAGAGCATGGCAGCAATGTCACGATCGAATGCAGATTCCCAGTAGGACACCAGCTGGACCTGCTTGCGTTGGTGGTCTACTGGGAAAAGGACGACAAACAAGTTATTCAGTTTGTAGATGGAAGGGCGGACCTGACACTTCAGCACAGTAGCTTCACAGGGAGAGCCTGGCTGCCAAAGGAGCAGCTTCTACAAGGAAATGCTGGGCTTCAGATCACAGACGTGAAGCTGCAAGATGCAGGGGTTTACTGCTGCATGATCAGCTATGGTGGAGCCGACTACAAGCGGATCACATTGAAAGTCAATG CCCCGTACCGCAAAATCAACCACAGAATTTCCATGAATCCAGCCACGTCTGAGCATGAACTAATGTGTCAGGCTGAGGGCTACCcagaagctgaagtcatctgGACAAACAGTAACCACCAGTCCTTGAATGGCAAGATCACTGTCACCAGTTCCCAGACAGAGGAGAAGCTTTTCAATGTGACCAGCACTCTGAGGATCAATGCAACAGCTAATGATGTTTTCTACTGTACTTTTTGGAGACCACAATCAGAGAAAAACCACACAGCTGAGTTGATCATCCCAG atctGCCTGCAGAATTTCTCCCGAGTAAGAGGACTCATTGGGTCCTTCTGGGATTGCCCCTGTTGCTCCTTGTTGCAGGCATAGTCCTTTTCCACCTAAGGAAACAAG TGAGAAGTCTAGACGTGGAAAAATGTGCCATCGAAGATAcagactcaaaaaaccaaaatg